GGGTATCGGAAGGCCCCTCGCGGCCTCACCGACCCCACATGCCTCGACGAGGAGAACGACATGACCGCGCAAACCGACACTCCGGGCACCGTCACCGCCGTCTACAAGGTGAGCGGCATGAGCTGCGGCCACTGTGAGGGCGCCGTCTCCGGCGAGCTCTCCGAGCTGCCCGGCGTCACCTCGGTGAAGGCCGTCGCCTCGGCCGGCGAGGTCACGGTCGTCTCCACCGCCGCCCTCGACGAGGAGGCCGTGCGCGCGGCCGTCGACGAGGCCGGCTTCGAGCTGGTCGGCCGCGAGGCCTGAGGCCCCCCTTCTGCACCCCCTCTCCGCACCCCCTCTCCGCACCACCCCTTCCTCCACCCACCGGGCCGTACCGACCAGCTGATACTGGTTCCGTGCGGCCCGGCCAGCTTCCTGGAGTACGGACATGACCAGCACCACCACGGACACGCCCACGCCGATAGCCGCGCCGACCGCCGAGGTCGAGCTGCTGATCGGCGGGATGACCTGCGCCTCCTGCGCGGCCCGCGTGGAGAAGAAGCTCAACCGGCTGGACGGCGTCACCGCCACGGTCAACTACGCGACCGAGAAGGCGAAGGTCAGCTACCCGGCCGGGATCGAGGTCGCCGATCTGATCGCGACCGTGGTGAAGACCGGGTACACGGCCGAGGAGCCCGCGCCCCCGGTGCACACGCCCGAGGAGACCCCCGAGGAGACCTCCGCCGACCCCGAGCTGTCGGGGCTGCGGCACCGCCTCCTCGTCTCCGCCGCTCTCGCCGCACCCGTCGTACTCCTGGCGATGATCCCGTCCCTGCAGTTCGACAACTGGCAGTGGCTGTCGCTGACGCTCGCCGCGCCCGCCGTCGTCTGGGGCGGCGGGCCGCTGCACAAGGCCGCCTGGACGAACCTGCGGCACGGTGCGGCCACCATGGACACGCTCGTCTCCGTCGGCACGCTGGCCGCGCTCGGCTGGTCGCTGTGGGCGCTCTTCTTCGGCGACGCGGGCATGCCCGGCATGCGGCACCCCTTCGAGCTCACGGTCTCCCGTACGGACGGCGCCTCGACGATCTATCTGGAGGTCGCCGCCGGCGTCACCGCCTTCATCCTGCTCGGCCGCTATCTGGAGGCCCGCTCCAAGCGACGCGCGGGAGCCGCGCTCAGGGCGCTGATGGAGCTGGGCGCGAAGGACGTGGCCGTGCTGCGGGAGGGGCGCGAGGAGCGGATCCCCGTGGACCGGCTGGCGGTCGGGGACCGGTTCGTCGTACGGCCCGGGGAGAAGGTCGCCACGGACGGGACGGTCGTGGCGGGGGCGTCCGCCGTGGACGCCTCGATGCTGACCGGGGAGTCGGCGCCGGTGGACGTCGGCCCCGGCGACGCCGTCACCGGCGCGACCGTGAACGCCGGCGGGCGGCTCGTCGTCGAGGCCACCCGGATCGGCGCCGACACCCGGCTCGCGCGCATGGCGAAGCTGGTCGAGGACGCGCAGAACGGCAAGGCCGAGGTGCAGCGGCTGGCCGACCGGATCTCCGGGATCTTCGTGCCCGTGGTGCTGCTGATCGCCGTAGCCACCTTCGGCGCCTGGCTGGGCGTCACCGGGGACGCCGTCGCCGCGTTCACCGCGGCCGTGGCGGTGCTGATCATCGCCTGCCCGTGCGCCCTCGGCCTCGCCACGCCCACCGCGCTCATGGTCGGCACGGGCCGCGGCGCGCAGCTCGGCATCCTCATCAAGGGCCCCGAGGTCCTGGAGTCCACCCGCCGCGTCGACACGGTCGTCCTCGACAAGACCGGCACGGTCACCACGGGCCGCATGACCCTCCAGGAGGTGTACGTCGGGAAGGGCGTCGACGAGCGGGAGCTGCTGCGGCTCGCGGGCGCCCTGGAACACGCCTCCGAGCACCCGGTCGCCCGGGCGGTCGCCGCGGGCGCCGAGGAGCGGGTCGGGGAGCTGCCGGCGGTCGAGCACTTCGAGAACGTGCCCGGGCGGGGCGTACGCGGACGCGTGACGGGGCTGGAGGTGGCCGTCGGGCGGCTGTTCGAGACCCTTCCCGAGGAACTGGCCCGCGCCAAGGACGAGGCCGAGCGGGGCGGTCGTACGGCTGTCGTCGTGGGGTGGGACGGCGTGGCGCGCGGGGTGCTGGCGGTCGCCGACGCGGTCAAGGAGACCAGCGCCGAGGCGGTGCGCGAGCTGCGGGCTCTGGGGCTCACGCCGGTGCTGCTGACCGGCGACAACCGGGCGGTCGCGGAGGCGGTCGCGGCCGCCGTGGGGATCGACCGGGTGATCGCCGAGGTGCTGCCCGAGGACAAGGTCGACGTCGTACGGCAGTTGCAGGGCGAGGGACGGGTCGTCGCCATGATCGGCGACGGCGTCAACGACGCGGCGGCGCTCGCGACGGCGGACCTGGGGCTCGCTATGGGGACGGGCACGGACGCGGCGATCGAGGCGAGCGATCTGACGCTGGTGCGCGGGGATCTGCGGGTGGCCGTGGACGCCATCCGGCTGTCCCGGCGGACCCTGGCGACGATCAAGGGCAATCTCGTGTGGGCCTTCGGATACAACGTGGCGGCGCTGCCGCTGGCCGCGGCGGGGCTGCTGAACCCGATGATCGCGGGAGCGGCGATGGCCTTCTCGTCGGTGTTCGTCGTGACCAACAGCCTGCGGCTGCGCGCATTCAAGTAAGGCCGGGCCTTTAAGGGCCTTTAAGCGAAGACCCCCTGGAGTCCTGCGCGAGCCTCACATAAGCTCTTCACAAGGCTCGCGCATCATCCTTACGCTGGGGTCTCGCTCGCTGTATCCGGTCTCTTGCGCATCTAACGGACATATGCAAGAGACACAGATCACAGTGATGTGAACGTAACCATCGAAGGGGTTCGAAGGTCTAAGTTGACGGTGTCAGGGAGCGTCTTGGGGGGCGCGACCTGGCATCTGGGGATGTCTTGGGGGACTTCCTCAGAGATGCGTTGCCGGGGCACGTACACCGGGAAGCTTTGAGCGGCCCTCCCAGCGTGCGCTGTCCCGGCAGATCGCACACGACGGTGGTACGACGAGTTCTGCTCGTTCTGCTCAACCGCCCGTTCAACAACCGCACATGGTGGAAAACAGCGAATTCAGGCGCTGTCCTCACATACGCCCGGCCGGATCCCGTGGGGGGAATCCGCACCGGGACATGGGAAGGCGCCCTGGTCGTCGGCCCGTGGGGGGACCGCCGCCAGGGCGCCTTCCGTATGCCCTGCTCAACTCTCGAACAGTCGGTGCGACCCTGCGTCAGGACGGGGCGCCGGCGAACCGGCGCCCCCACCGGCAGGTGTCAGCGCTCCTCGACCGGGATGAAGTCGCGCTCGACCACGCCCGTGTAGATCTGGCGCGGGCGGCCGATGCGGGAGCCGGGCTCCTTGATCATTTCGTGCCACTGGGCGATCCAGCCCGGGAGGCGGCCGAGGGCGAAGAGGACCGTGAACATCTCGGTCGGGAAGCCCATGGCGCGGTAGATCAGGCCGGTGTAGAAGTCGACGTTCGGGTAGAGGTTGCGCGAGACGAAGTAGTCGTCGGAGAGCGCGTGCTCCTCCAGCTTCAGCGCGATGTCCAGCAGCTCGTCGGACTTGCCGAGGGCCGAGAGGACGTCGTGCGCCGCCGCCTTGATGATCTTGGCGCGCGGGTCGAAGGACTTGTACACCCGGTGGCCGAAGCCCATCAGGCGGACGCCGTCCTCCTTGTTCTTCACCTTGCGGATGAAGGAGTCGACGTCGCCGCCGCCCGCCTGGATGCCCTCGAGCATCTCCAGCACGGACTGGTTGGCGCCGCCGTGCAGCGGGCCCCACAGGGCGTTGATGCCGGCCGAGATCGACGCGAACATGTTCGCCTGGGACGAGCCGACGAGGCGGACCGTGGACGTCGAACAGTTCTGCTCGTGGTCCGCGTGCAGGATCAGCAGCTTGTCGAGCGCGGAGACGACGACCGGGTCCAGGTCGTACTCCTGCGCCGGGACCGAGAACGTCATGCGCAGGAAGTTCTCGACGTAGCCGAGGTCGTTGCGCGGGTAGACGAACGGGTGACCGATCGACTTCTTGTAGGCGTACGCCGCGATCGTCGGAAGCTTGGCGAGCAGCCGGATCGTGGAGAGGTTGCGCTGCTTCTCGTCGAACGGGTTGTGGCTGTCCTGGTAGAACGTGGACAGCGCGGAGACCACCGAGGACAGCATGGCCATCGGGTGGGCGTCGCGCGGGAAGCCCTTGTAGAAGTTCTTGACGTCCTCGTGCAGCAGGGTGTGCTGCGTGATGTCGTTCTTGAACACGGTGAGCTCGTCGACGGTCGGCAGCTCGCCGTTGATCAGCAGGTAGGCGACCTCGAGGAAGGTCGACCGCTCGGCCAGCTGCTCGATCGGATAGCCGCGGTACCGGAGGATGCCCTGCTCACCGTCGAGGTAGGTGATGGCGGATTTATAGGCGGCGGTGTTGCCGTACCCGCTGTCCAGGGTCACCAGACCGGTCTGGGCGCGCAGCTTCCCGATGTCGAAGCCCTTGTCGCCGACGGTGCTGTCGATCACCGGGTAGGTGTACTCGCCGTCGCCGAACCGCAGTACTACAGAGTTGTCGCTCACGTCATCCCTCACCGACGTTGTGCCTCTTCTTCGAGGTTGCCCTGACTGTCTCTACCATCCCCCATTTGGCGCAGGAGAGTGCACTCGGGGTCGACCATTGGGCTTATCGGCGGCACTCAGTGCCGCCAACTAGCTCATCCTGCCGCCTTCGTCATGATTGGGGAAGTGCTCTGTGACCTTCGTGACTCATTTGATCGATCATTTTTGTCGATCGTTTTCGCGACTCCCCCGTCATCCGCCGGCCAGCCGGAAGTCGAGGGCCGTGCAGCGGCGGCCCGCCGACACCGTGCGCACCGCCTGGCCGATCGCCCTGCGGGAGCCGACCAGGACGACCAGCTTCTTCGCGCGGGTGACGGCCGTATACAAGAGGTTCCGCTGAAGCATCATCCATGCTCCCGTCGTGACGGGGATCACCACGGCGGGATATTCACTCCCCTGTGAACGATGGATCGTCACCGCGTACGCGTGCGCCAGTTCGTCCAACTCGTCGAACTCGTACGGCACCTCCTCGTCCTCGTCCGTCAGCACCGTGAGCCGCTGGTCGACCGGATCGAGCGAGGTGACGACGCCCACGGTGCCGTTGAAGACACCGTTCTCCCCCTTCTCGTAGTTGTTGCGGATCTGGGTGACCTTGTCGCCGACGCGGAAGACCCGGCCGCCGAACCGCTTCTCGGGGAGATCGGGGCGGCCGGGGGTGATGGCCTGCTGGAGCAGCCCGTTGAGGGCGCCGGCGCCGGCCGGGCCGCGGTGCATCGGCGCGAGGACCTGCACGTCCCGGCGCGGGTCGAGGCCGAACTTGGCCGGAATGCGGCGCGCGGCCACGTCCACCGTGAGGCGGCCGGTCTCCTCCGTGTCGTCCTCGACGAAGAGGAAGAAGTCCTTCATGCCGTCGGTGACCGGGTGCTGTCCGGCGTTGATCCGGTGCGCGTTGGTGACCACGCCGGACTGCTGGGCCTGGCGGAACACGCGTGTGAGACGCACCGCGGGGACCGGGCTGTCGTCGGCGAGCAGATCGCGGAGCACCTCGCCCGCGCCGACACTGGGCAGTTGGTCGACGTCTCCGACGAACAGCAGATGCGCCCCCGGCGCCACGGCCTTCGCCAGCTTGTTGGCGAGCAGCAGATCCAGCATGGAGGCCTCGTCCACGACCACCAGGTCGGCGTCGAGCGGGCGGTCTCGGTCGTACGCCGCGTCGCCGCCGGGCCTGAGCTCCAGCAGGCGGTGGACGGTGGAGGCGTCGGCGCCGGTGAGCTCGGCCAGCCGCTTGGCGGCGCGGCCGGTGGGGGCGGCCAGCACGACCTTGGCCTTCTTGGCGCGGGCCAGCTCCACGATCGAGCGCACGGTGAAGGACTTGCCGCAGCCGGGGCCGCCGGTGAGGACGGCGACCTTCTCGGTCAACGCGAGCCTGACGGCGGCCTCCTGCTCGGGGGCGAGGTCGGCGCCGGTGCGGGCCTTGAGCCAGGCGAGCGCCTTGTCCCAGGTCACGTCGCGGAAGCCCGGCATCCGGTCCTCGCCGGTGCGCAGCAGGCGCGACAGCTGGGCGGAGAGGGACAGTTCGGCGCGGTGGAAGGGGACCAGGTAGACGGCCGTGACCGGTTCCGCGGCGCCGTCGGGACCCGGGACCTTCTCGCGTACGACGCCGGGGTCCTCGCCCTCCTGCGGGGGCGCGGCGAGTTCGGCGAGGCACTCGATGACAAGGCCGGTGTCGACCTGGAGGAGCTTGACCGCGTCGGCGATCAGACGCTCCTCGGGCAGATAGCAGTGGCCCTGGTCGGTGGCCTGGGACAGCGCGTACTGCAGGCCCGCCTTGACGCGCTCCGGGCTGTCGTGCGGGATGCCGACGGACTGGGCGATCTTGTCGGCGGTGAGAAAGCCGATGCCCCAGACGTCGGCGGCCAGCCGGTAGGGCTGGTTCTTCACGACGGAGATGGAGGCGTCGCCGTACTTCTTGTAGATGCGCACGGCGATGGACGTCGACACCTCGACGGTCTGGAGGAAGAGCATGACCTCCTTGATCGCCTTCTGTTCCTCCCAGGCCTCGGCGATCTTCTTCGTGCGCTTGGGGCCCAGTCCCGGCACCTCGATGAGCCGCTTGGGCTCCTCCTCGATGATCGTGAGGGTGTCCATGCCGAAGTGCTGGGTGATGCGGTCGGCGAAGATCGGGCCGATGCCCTTGACCAGGCCGGATCCGAGGTAGCGGCGGATGCCCTGGACGGTGGCGGGCAGCACGGTCGTGTAGTTCTCCACCGTGAACTGCTTGCCGTACTGCGGGTGGGAGCCCCACAGGCCCTCCATGCGCAGCGACTCGCCGACCTGCGCGCCGAGCAGCGCGCCGACGACCGTGAGGAGGTCGCCGCCGCCCCGGCCGGTGTCGACCCGGGCGACCGTGTAGCCGTTCTCCTCGTTGGCGTACGTGATGCGCTCCAGCACGCCTTCCAGCGTGGCCAGTCGCCGTTCTCCCGCCGCCTGGGCGGCCCCCGTCTGTTGGGACATGATCCGACGGTACCGCCCGGCACCGACAGCCTTGTCCGGTCCGCCCTTTCGGCGCCCGGCGGCCGGACGCCGGGCGCCGGGCGCCGGATGCGCG
This window of the Streptomyces sp. NBC_01275 genome carries:
- a CDS encoding heavy-metal-associated domain-containing protein; the encoded protein is MTAQTDTPGTVTAVYKVSGMSCGHCEGAVSGELSELPGVTSVKAVASAGEVTVVSTAALDEEAVRAAVDEAGFELVGREA
- a CDS encoding cation-translocating P-type ATPase, with amino-acid sequence MTSTTTDTPTPIAAPTAEVELLIGGMTCASCAARVEKKLNRLDGVTATVNYATEKAKVSYPAGIEVADLIATVVKTGYTAEEPAPPVHTPEETPEETSADPELSGLRHRLLVSAALAAPVVLLAMIPSLQFDNWQWLSLTLAAPAVVWGGGPLHKAAWTNLRHGAATMDTLVSVGTLAALGWSLWALFFGDAGMPGMRHPFELTVSRTDGASTIYLEVAAGVTAFILLGRYLEARSKRRAGAALRALMELGAKDVAVLREGREERIPVDRLAVGDRFVVRPGEKVATDGTVVAGASAVDASMLTGESAPVDVGPGDAVTGATVNAGGRLVVEATRIGADTRLARMAKLVEDAQNGKAEVQRLADRISGIFVPVVLLIAVATFGAWLGVTGDAVAAFTAAVAVLIIACPCALGLATPTALMVGTGRGAQLGILIKGPEVLESTRRVDTVVLDKTGTVTTGRMTLQEVYVGKGVDERELLRLAGALEHASEHPVARAVAAGAEERVGELPAVEHFENVPGRGVRGRVTGLEVAVGRLFETLPEELARAKDEAERGGRTAVVVGWDGVARGVLAVADAVKETSAEAVRELRALGLTPVLLTGDNRAVAEAVAAAVGIDRVIAEVLPEDKVDVVRQLQGEGRVVAMIGDGVNDAAALATADLGLAMGTGTDAAIEASDLTLVRGDLRVAVDAIRLSRRTLATIKGNLVWAFGYNVAALPLAAAGLLNPMIAGAAMAFSSVFVVTNSLRLRAFK
- a CDS encoding citrate synthase encodes the protein MSDNSVVLRFGDGEYTYPVIDSTVGDKGFDIGKLRAQTGLVTLDSGYGNTAAYKSAITYLDGEQGILRYRGYPIEQLAERSTFLEVAYLLINGELPTVDELTVFKNDITQHTLLHEDVKNFYKGFPRDAHPMAMLSSVVSALSTFYQDSHNPFDEKQRNLSTIRLLAKLPTIAAYAYKKSIGHPFVYPRNDLGYVENFLRMTFSVPAQEYDLDPVVVSALDKLLILHADHEQNCSTSTVRLVGSSQANMFASISAGINALWGPLHGGANQSVLEMLEGIQAGGGDVDSFIRKVKNKEDGVRLMGFGHRVYKSFDPRAKIIKAAAHDVLSALGKSDELLDIALKLEEHALSDDYFVSRNLYPNVDFYTGLIYRAMGFPTEMFTVLFALGRLPGWIAQWHEMIKEPGSRIGRPRQIYTGVVERDFIPVEER
- a CDS encoding ATP-dependent RecD-like DNA helicase, whose amino-acid sequence is MSQQTGAAQAAGERRLATLEGVLERITYANEENGYTVARVDTGRGGGDLLTVVGALLGAQVGESLRMEGLWGSHPQYGKQFTVENYTTVLPATVQGIRRYLGSGLVKGIGPIFADRITQHFGMDTLTIIEEEPKRLIEVPGLGPKRTKKIAEAWEEQKAIKEVMLFLQTVEVSTSIAVRIYKKYGDASISVVKNQPYRLAADVWGIGFLTADKIAQSVGIPHDSPERVKAGLQYALSQATDQGHCYLPEERLIADAVKLLQVDTGLVIECLAELAAPPQEGEDPGVVREKVPGPDGAAEPVTAVYLVPFHRAELSLSAQLSRLLRTGEDRMPGFRDVTWDKALAWLKARTGADLAPEQEAAVRLALTEKVAVLTGGPGCGKSFTVRSIVELARAKKAKVVLAAPTGRAAKRLAELTGADASTVHRLLELRPGGDAAYDRDRPLDADLVVVDEASMLDLLLANKLAKAVAPGAHLLFVGDVDQLPSVGAGEVLRDLLADDSPVPAVRLTRVFRQAQQSGVVTNAHRINAGQHPVTDGMKDFFLFVEDDTEETGRLTVDVAARRIPAKFGLDPRRDVQVLAPMHRGPAGAGALNGLLQQAITPGRPDLPEKRFGGRVFRVGDKVTQIRNNYEKGENGVFNGTVGVVTSLDPVDQRLTVLTDEDEEVPYEFDELDELAHAYAVTIHRSQGSEYPAVVIPVTTGAWMMLQRNLLYTAVTRAKKLVVLVGSRRAIGQAVRTVSAGRRCTALDFRLAGG